In Nostoc sp. UHCC 0926, a single genomic region encodes these proteins:
- a CDS encoding ABC1 kinase family protein has translation MFLTQTVPRQREILEVFLRNGWDYMRRLLTGGKADEPQLPTPAVLKNILVDLGPVYVKLGQLMSTRPDLLNAAYIEELSTLQDEVPPVPWSEIEIILRKELKLSLAETFSVVNPIPVAAGSIAQTHRATLIDGREVALKVQRPGIDLTIAQDIALIQGIADLVARTEFGQTYEIKSIAEEFTKALEAELDFTREAGFTDQLRRNLSKSRWYDPTQIVVAEINWELTTAKLLVMEWLDGVPFLAADLNSDPNVKDPAEKRKEITTLLFRVFFQQLYIDGFFHADPHPGNLFYLKDGRVALLDCGMVGRLDPRTQQILTEMLLAIVDLDAQRCAQLTLQLSDSGQPVILSRLENDYDRMLRKYHNVSLTQINFSQIIYEVLQVARNNKIRLPSNMGLYAKTLANLEGVARTFNPELNFFDEVKPLITDLFRRQLIGDNPVRSLLRTALDIKSLSLQSPRQIELLLDRVTSETLQWNLSLRGLDGVRRTMDDAANRLSFSILVGSLIMGAAIISTRAQTTQLSFLSTILFAVASLLGLWLIISTLRSGRLR, from the coding sequence ATGTTCCTCACCCAAACTGTTCCCCGTCAACGAGAAATTCTTGAAGTATTCCTTCGCAATGGCTGGGACTATATGCGAAGGTTACTTACTGGTGGCAAAGCTGATGAACCCCAGCTACCTACACCTGCGGTTTTAAAAAATATCCTGGTAGACTTGGGGCCAGTTTACGTCAAACTTGGTCAGCTAATGTCTACGCGTCCAGATTTACTGAACGCCGCCTACATTGAGGAACTATCAACTTTACAAGACGAAGTACCGCCAGTTCCTTGGTCAGAGATAGAAATAATCCTCCGTAAAGAATTAAAACTTTCACTAGCAGAAACTTTCAGCGTAGTTAACCCGATCCCAGTAGCGGCGGGATCAATTGCCCAGACACATCGAGCTACATTAATAGACGGTCGAGAAGTTGCTCTGAAAGTGCAACGTCCGGGAATTGATCTGACTATTGCTCAAGATATTGCTTTAATTCAAGGTATTGCCGATTTAGTAGCGCGGACTGAGTTTGGGCAAACCTACGAAATCAAATCTATCGCCGAAGAATTTACCAAAGCTTTAGAAGCTGAGTTAGATTTTACACGGGAAGCGGGTTTTACAGACCAACTGCGGCGCAATTTATCTAAAAGTCGCTGGTACGATCCTACACAAATAGTGGTTGCGGAAATTAACTGGGAATTGACCACAGCAAAATTATTGGTGATGGAATGGCTGGATGGGGTGCCGTTCTTGGCGGCGGATTTGAATAGTGACCCCAATGTTAAAGATCCTGCCGAAAAGCGTAAAGAAATAACTACTTTATTATTTCGGGTATTTTTCCAGCAACTATATATTGATGGGTTTTTTCACGCCGATCCCCATCCAGGAAACTTGTTTTATCTCAAAGATGGTCGTGTTGCCCTCTTAGATTGTGGCATGGTGGGAAGACTCGATCCCCGTACACAGCAGATATTAACAGAAATGTTGTTAGCGATCGTTGATTTAGATGCTCAAAGGTGCGCTCAGTTAACTTTACAGCTATCAGATTCTGGTCAGCCAGTAATTTTGTCGCGGTTAGAAAATGATTACGATCGCATGTTGCGAAAATATCACAACGTCAGCCTCACGCAAATAAACTTCAGTCAGATAATTTATGAAGTTTTACAAGTTGCCCGCAACAATAAAATTAGATTACCTAGCAATATGGGATTGTATGCCAAAACCCTAGCGAATTTAGAGGGTGTGGCGCGGACATTCAACCCGGAGCTTAATTTTTTTGATGAAGTCAAACCATTAATTACAGACTTGTTTCGTCGGCAGTTAATAGGTGATAATCCAGTGCGATCGCTATTACGAACAGCTTTAGATATTAAAAGTCTATCTCTCCAATCTCCTCGCCAAATCGAACTGTTATTAGACCGAGTTACCTCAGAAACCTTACAGTGGAATCTATCGCTACGGGGGTTAGATGGCGTGCGGCGCACTATGGACGATGCGGCTAACCGACTATCTTTTAGTATTTTAGTGGGTTCGCTGATTATGGGTGCGGCAATTATTTCCACCAGAGCGCAGACAACTCAGCTATCTTTTTTAAGCACCATCCTGTTTGCAGTCGCTAGTTTATTGGGTTTATGGTTAATTATTAGTACATTGCGATCGGGACGTTTACGGTAA
- a CDS encoding sensor histidine kinase, whose amino-acid sequence MNKNFGKSSVFSLFKGVPLSRILVVLFLLQILLAVGLTAYLSIGNGQKAVNEVASELLRQVANRVEQNLQTYLSTPRQILRGNQNVIDIGLLKMENLATWESYLIKQLEIFPDALAQPAAGIALTASNEQQEHLAIQKLNDRQFLLRLADKSTGYDLYTYRIDRQGQRTQLPEVIKNYDARSRPDYQAAVSAKKFSFSRIFTPLTEPTLLISASQPIYNSQGQLLGVNSTLTHISQIGDLLQNIQVGKSGQVFIIERSGLLVASSTTEEPFRIQNGKPIRLAASQSGNPFTQASAKYLATKFSNFDQIQSLQQLDFFFDGKRQFLEVRPLQGEPNVNWLIIVAVPEADFIEQIDRNTQTTIFLCLGGLGLATLLGIVTARWITQPILYFSTAIKDLADFTNSEDSVVIVQGIKELEVLGESFNDTMQQLRKTFSVLSTKNEELELQVKQRTQDLKQEIQERINSERRLGQHNQALAELANHRAISEGNLETAFKIITQKAANALEVERVGVWLFNGERTKLQCISLYERRNQRHSAGLERNRADYPIYFKSLASARTIAVTDTRTDLQVQELWDELLEPKNIISLIDTSIWVGGEVVGTVLYEQIETPRTWDLSEQNFVSSIAEFVALTLEVCDRKRAESALHEAKEAAEVANRAKSTFLGNISHDLRTPLSSILGITEALQDQVYGLVSQEQRQYLNMLESSGKNLLELINQILELTDIESSKIELQLAATSIQGLCDSSLSFVKYLAFQKNIQLSVQVPEELEPIQVDERRIRQVFINLLTNAIKFTKEGGKVWIEVQPNSTNEYIFFSVVDTGIGMLSDDLFKLFKPFVQVENSSTHRSTGTGLGLVMVQKIVELHGGTVHAESQLGKGSRFTVKLPWKKVGEWGVS is encoded by the coding sequence ATGAACAAAAATTTTGGAAAAAGTAGTGTTTTTTCCCTATTTAAAGGCGTACCCCTAAGTCGCATCCTGGTAGTATTGTTTCTGCTGCAAATCTTGCTAGCTGTGGGATTAACTGCATACTTATCAATTGGTAATGGGCAAAAGGCAGTCAATGAGGTAGCCAGCGAACTGCTTCGTCAAGTCGCCAATCGAGTAGAGCAGAATTTACAGACTTATCTCTCAACCCCGCGTCAAATACTACGCGGTAATCAAAATGTCATTGACATCGGGTTGCTGAAGATGGAGAATCTTGCAACCTGGGAGTCATACTTAATAAAGCAGTTAGAGATTTTTCCTGATGCGTTGGCGCAGCCTGCCGCAGGCATCGCCTTAACGGCAAGCAATGAACAGCAAGAACACCTAGCAATCCAGAAGCTCAACGATCGCCAATTTTTGCTAAGACTTGCCGATAAGTCAACTGGGTACGACCTCTACACTTACAGAATTGACCGTCAAGGTCAACGTACCCAACTACCAGAGGTGATCAAAAACTATGATGCGCGATCGCGTCCTGATTATCAAGCAGCAGTTAGCGCCAAAAAATTCAGCTTTAGTCGGATTTTTACACCCCTCACTGAACCAACGCTTCTAATTAGTGCATCTCAACCTATATATAACTCCCAAGGTCAATTACTCGGAGTTAACAGCACTCTAACTCATATATCACAAATTGGGGATTTACTGCAAAATATTCAAGTTGGCAAATCTGGGCAAGTTTTTATTATCGAGCGATCGGGGCTATTAGTAGCAAGTTCCACAACGGAAGAACCATTCCGCATCCAAAATGGTAAACCCATTCGGTTAGCAGCTTCCCAGAGCGGGAATCCTTTTACTCAAGCAAGCGCTAAATATTTAGCAACTAAATTTAGTAACTTTGACCAGATTCAAAGCTTACAGCAACTGGATTTCTTCTTTGATGGCAAACGACAATTTTTAGAAGTTAGACCCTTACAGGGCGAACCAAATGTCAATTGGTTGATTATAGTGGCTGTCCCAGAAGCAGACTTTATCGAACAAATTGATCGCAACACTCAAACCACAATTTTTCTCTGTCTGGGAGGATTGGGACTAGCTACTTTACTAGGGATTGTCACCGCCCGGTGGATAACTCAGCCAATTCTGTACTTCAGCACGGCAATAAAAGATTTAGCCGATTTTACCAATAGCGAAGACTCAGTGGTGATAGTACAGGGCATTAAAGAACTAGAGGTGCTGGGTGAATCTTTCAACGATACGATGCAGCAATTACGCAAAACCTTTAGTGTATTGTCTACCAAAAATGAAGAGTTAGAATTGCAAGTTAAGCAGCGAACTCAAGATTTAAAGCAAGAGATCCAAGAACGGATTAACAGTGAGCGAAGATTGGGCCAGCATAATCAAGCACTAGCAGAACTGGCAAATCACAGGGCGATTTCAGAAGGAAATCTGGAAACAGCATTCAAAATCATCACCCAAAAAGCAGCAAATGCCTTAGAAGTAGAACGAGTCGGTGTGTGGTTATTCAATGGCGAGCGCACCAAATTACAATGTATAAGTCTCTATGAACGTCGCAACCAGAGACATTCGGCAGGTTTAGAACGTAACCGTGCAGATTATCCCATCTACTTTAAATCCTTGGCATCTGCCCGTACGATCGCCGTTACCGACACTCGCACCGATCTACAAGTACAAGAATTATGGGATGAATTGCTAGAACCAAAGAATATTATATCCCTAATTGATACCTCTATTTGGGTTGGGGGCGAAGTAGTAGGAACAGTATTGTATGAGCAGATTGAGACTCCCCGGACATGGGACTTGAGTGAGCAAAACTTCGTTAGCTCAATCGCGGAATTTGTCGCCCTGACTTTAGAAGTATGCGATCGCAAACGGGCAGAATCCGCTCTGCATGAGGCTAAAGAAGCTGCCGAAGTGGCAAATCGTGCCAAAAGCACCTTTTTAGGAAACATCAGCCATGACTTGAGGACTCCCTTAAGCTCCATTCTTGGGATCACAGAGGCACTCCAAGATCAAGTGTACGGGCTTGTAAGTCAAGAACAGCGCCAGTATCTAAATATGCTCGAATCCAGCGGTAAGAATTTACTAGAATTGATTAACCAAATTCTTGAGCTTACCGACATCGAATCCAGCAAGATAGAACTACAACTAGCTGCTACTTCGATTCAGGGATTATGTGACTCTAGTCTAAGTTTTGTCAAATATCTAGCGTTTCAAAAAAATATCCAACTGAGTGTACAAGTCCCTGAAGAACTCGAACCCATCCAAGTTGATGAACGCCGTATTCGCCAAGTATTTATCAACTTGTTGACTAACGCTATCAAGTTTACCAAAGAAGGAGGCAAAGTTTGGATTGAAGTCCAGCCAAATTCCACAAATGAATATATCTTTTTCAGCGTAGTAGATACGGGTATTGGTATGCTTTCCGATGACCTTTTCAAATTATTTAAACCTTTTGTGCAAGTTGAAAATTCCTCCACCCATCGTTCTACAGGTACTGGTTTAGGATTAGTGATGGTGCAAAAAATTGTCGAGTTGCACGGTGGGACTGTCCATGCCGAAAGTCAGTTAGGCAAAGGTAGTCGATTTACAGTCAAACTCCCTTGGAAAAAGGTTGGGGAGTGGGGAGTTAGCTAG
- a CDS encoding glycoside hydrolase family 65 protein, with amino-acid sequence MLNVSTHNSQQNQQLIGTTDWNVIETQFDRTQLHHKETVFTLSNGFLGVRGTFEEGYSQDLPATLIHGVYDDVTIAHTELVNCPNWLPLVVKVAGERFSMDSGEILNYERRLDLRLGLVSRDLRWRSPSGHTLDFHFERFASLADQHVLAIRAQITSVDFEGEITVEAGFDSEPDTQGVKHWRTLNQGGIDQIIWLNSQTLYSGIELGMAAKLIVDGEETIPVGIKNASSSPTLTTTFELYPGKTATVEKIVTLFTSRETEVPIAVALERLADEPRYTTLLAAHIAAWDQVWQDSDIIIEGDRLAQLSVRYNLFQLLAVTPRHDNRVSIPPKTLSGFAYSGHIFWDTEIFILPFLTLTQPALARNLLTYRYHTLPGARRKAQEAGYEGAMFAWESATTGDEVTPRWVPTPNGELVRIWCGDIEVHITADVAYAVLHYWQTTNDDDWMRDYGAEIILDTAIFWESRVQWNQERHSYDILDVIGPDENHDRVDNNAFTNLMVQWHLQSALALWDWFKQAYPETSAQLVQKLNLTTERLHRWAEIQERLFINEDIQTGLIEQFEGFFQLEDINFADYEPRSKSLQGLLGIEATSQKQILKQPDVLMLLYLLRDRYDYNTLTTNWDYYNQRTDHSYGSSLGPAIHAILACDLNQPTEAYTHFLRSALVDLEDVRRNAGEGIHAASAGGVWQAVVFGFGGIRMTQFGPVACPNLPPNWTRLKFRLQWRNEWYDFDLQAETEVKVPTLADTRSEI; translated from the coding sequence ATGCTCAACGTATCCACTCACAATTCTCAACAAAATCAGCAATTGATTGGCACTACTGACTGGAACGTTATTGAAACGCAGTTTGACCGGACGCAGTTGCACCACAAAGAAACCGTCTTCACGCTTAGTAATGGGTTCTTAGGAGTACGGGGTACGTTTGAGGAAGGGTATTCCCAGGATTTACCAGCTACACTCATTCACGGTGTTTATGATGATGTGACAATTGCTCATACCGAACTTGTGAACTGTCCCAACTGGCTGCCATTAGTAGTGAAAGTAGCTGGCGAACGCTTTAGCATGGACAGTGGTGAAATTCTCAACTACGAACGTCGGCTTGATCTGCGTTTAGGTTTAGTTAGCCGTGATCTGCGGTGGCGTAGTCCTAGTGGTCATACCCTCGATTTTCACTTCGAGCGTTTCGCCAGTTTAGCAGATCAACACGTTTTGGCGATTCGCGCTCAAATTACATCCGTAGACTTTGAGGGTGAAATTACCGTCGAAGCAGGATTTGACAGCGAACCAGATACTCAAGGCGTTAAACATTGGCGAACCTTAAACCAAGGTGGCATAGATCAGATTATCTGGCTAAATAGTCAAACCCTCTATTCAGGTATTGAACTTGGGATGGCTGCTAAGTTAATTGTAGATGGTGAGGAAACTATACCCGTGGGCATCAAAAATGCTTCTAGTTCTCCCACTTTGACAACCACCTTTGAGTTATACCCAGGAAAAACGGCGACTGTCGAAAAGATTGTCACCCTGTTTACTTCACGGGAAACAGAAGTCCCGATCGCAGTTGCCTTAGAAAGACTCGCTGATGAACCCAGATATACTACCCTATTGGCAGCTCACATTGCTGCATGGGATCAAGTGTGGCAAGACAGTGACATTATTATAGAAGGCGATCGCTTGGCTCAGTTAAGCGTCCGTTACAATCTCTTCCAATTACTAGCTGTCACACCGCGTCACGATAACCGGGTGAGCATCCCTCCCAAAACCCTTTCTGGTTTTGCCTATAGCGGACACATCTTTTGGGATACGGAAATTTTCATCCTACCGTTCCTCACCTTAACTCAACCAGCCCTAGCGCGTAACTTACTCACCTACCGCTACCACACCTTACCAGGAGCTAGACGTAAAGCTCAAGAAGCAGGTTATGAAGGGGCAATGTTTGCTTGGGAAAGTGCTACCACTGGTGATGAAGTGACTCCGCGCTGGGTGCCAACTCCCAATGGTGAATTAGTCCGCATCTGGTGCGGTGACATTGAAGTGCATATCACTGCTGATGTCGCCTATGCAGTTTTACACTACTGGCAGACTACCAACGATGATGATTGGATGCGGGATTATGGGGCAGAAATTATCCTCGATACAGCTATTTTCTGGGAAAGTCGGGTGCAGTGGAATCAAGAGCGCCACAGCTACGACATCCTAGATGTGATTGGCCCTGATGAAAATCACGATCGCGTCGATAATAATGCCTTCACCAATCTCATGGTTCAGTGGCATTTGCAGTCAGCTTTGGCGCTGTGGGACTGGTTCAAGCAAGCCTATCCTGAAACTTCAGCCCAACTGGTGCAAAAACTCAACTTAACCACAGAGCGTCTGCACCGTTGGGCGGAAATCCAAGAGCGTCTATTTATCAATGAAGATATCCAAACAGGTTTAATTGAGCAGTTTGAGGGCTTTTTCCAGTTAGAAGACATTAACTTCGCTGATTATGAACCGCGCAGCAAATCTCTGCAAGGTTTGTTAGGAATTGAAGCCACAAGCCAAAAGCAGATTCTCAAGCAGCCAGATGTATTGATGCTTCTGTACTTACTGCGCGATCGCTATGACTATAACACCCTTACCACCAACTGGGACTATTACAACCAGCGTACCGACCACAGCTATGGTTCTTCACTAGGCCCAGCCATTCACGCCATCTTAGCTTGCGATCTCAATCAACCAACTGAAGCCTATACGCACTTTCTGCGATCGGCCTTGGTAGACTTGGAAGATGTGAGGCGTAACGCAGGCGAAGGAATTCACGCCGCCAGTGCTGGAGGAGTATGGCAAGCGGTAGTTTTCGGGTTTGGCGGGATTCGGATGACTCAATTTGGCCCCGTTGCCTGTCCCAACCTACCACCTAACTGGACGCGTTTGAAGTTTCGCCTGCAATGGCGTAACGAGTGGTATGACTTCGACTTACAAGCCGAAACAGAAGTCAAAGTTCCCACCTTGGCAGATACACGCTCGGAAATTTAG
- a CDS encoding alpha/beta fold hydrolase, with protein sequence MPVRQTLSKPDIQLSYLEWNQGQEPLLLLHGLGDHALVWSSLGDYLAPDYHIVAPDMRGHGQSSKPEKDYSFESAIADLEALMDHLGWTFAHIVSHSWTGKLAAIWARQNPKRLRSIILVDPIFIWKMPSLLKVTFPMLYRFLPFLKSMGPFASHEEAEQQARQLKQYQGWSSLQQQVFQAGIEQKPDGSWGSKFTIAARDGIFEAVMQVPGFTIPLDTPAIFVQPEQGLNRQDWQIKPYKTYLQNLRICQVPGNHWPFLTQPEAFNQTVAALLAEHK encoded by the coding sequence ATGCCTGTACGTCAAACTTTATCAAAGCCTGATATCCAACTTTCTTATTTAGAGTGGAACCAAGGTCAAGAACCTTTACTACTGTTACACGGCTTAGGTGACCATGCTCTAGTCTGGTCTAGTTTAGGAGATTACTTAGCGCCAGACTACCACATAGTTGCACCAGATATGCGCGGACATGGCCAAAGTAGTAAGCCTGAGAAAGATTATAGTTTTGAAAGTGCGATCGCAGACCTCGAAGCACTCATGGATCATCTCGGATGGACTTTTGCCCATATTGTAAGTCATTCGTGGACAGGCAAATTAGCCGCCATCTGGGCAAGGCAAAACCCAAAGCGTTTGCGGAGTATAATTCTGGTCGATCCAATTTTCATCTGGAAAATGCCCAGCCTTCTCAAGGTAACTTTTCCCATGTTGTATCGCTTCTTGCCTTTTCTCAAAAGCATGGGCCCCTTTGCCAGTCATGAAGAAGCCGAACAACAAGCACGCCAATTAAAGCAATATCAAGGATGGAGTTCTTTACAGCAGCAAGTTTTCCAAGCAGGAATAGAACAAAAACCTGATGGTAGTTGGGGCAGCAAATTTACCATAGCCGCCCGCGACGGTATTTTTGAAGCAGTAATGCAAGTGCCTGGTTTTACAATTCCCCTTGATACCCCTGCCATCTTCGTCCAACCAGAACAAGGACTGAACCGCCAAGATTGGCAAATTAAACCCTATAAAACCTATCTTCAAAACTTACGCATCTGCCAAGTTCCCGGCAATCATTGGCCGTTTTTGACACAACCAGAGGCATTTAACCAAACTGTAGCAGCTTTATTAGCAGAACACAAATAG
- a CDS encoding ABC transporter ATP-binding protein, with protein MSIIIAENLSKSYPVAVKSPGIKGTITHLFRRTYRSIKAVEDVSFEIAPGEVVGFLGPNGAGKTTTLKMLTGLIHPSSGTISVAGQIPFDRKEAFLQKITLVMGQKQQLIWDLPALDSLKINAAVYNISDKEFQRRVGELTEMLSLEGKLTQPVRKLSLGERMKAELLAALLHRPHVLFLDEPTLGLDVNAQAAVREFLREYNQLYQATVLLTSHYMADITALCQRVLLIHEGKLMYDGSLDGLLERFAPYREVHIELAQPLPIEKLMTYGDVQLLEGRAVRFMVSREALTRTVSQILADLEVIDLTVTEPPVEEVIGRVFQAGVV; from the coding sequence ATGTCAATCATCATTGCTGAAAATCTGAGTAAATCTTATCCAGTGGCAGTTAAAAGTCCGGGTATTAAAGGTACAATCACCCACCTTTTTCGCCGTACCTACCGCTCAATTAAAGCAGTTGAGGATGTTTCCTTTGAAATTGCCCCTGGTGAAGTAGTGGGGTTTTTGGGTCCAAATGGTGCTGGTAAAACCACCACACTTAAAATGCTCACGGGGCTGATTCATCCCTCTAGCGGTACAATCTCAGTAGCTGGACAAATTCCGTTTGATCGTAAAGAAGCATTTTTGCAAAAAATCACCTTGGTAATGGGGCAAAAGCAGCAGCTAATTTGGGACTTGCCAGCGCTGGATTCCTTAAAAATTAACGCCGCTGTATATAACATCTCTGATAAAGAGTTCCAGCGGCGGGTGGGAGAATTAACAGAGATGCTTTCCTTAGAAGGCAAACTTACCCAACCAGTACGGAAGCTATCTTTGGGTGAGCGAATGAAAGCAGAATTGCTAGCAGCACTTTTGCACCGTCCCCATGTATTGTTCCTAGATGAACCAACGCTGGGATTGGATGTAAATGCTCAAGCAGCAGTGCGCGAATTCTTGCGCGAGTACAATCAGCTTTATCAGGCTACAGTGCTGTTGACAAGTCATTACATGGCTGATATCACAGCTTTGTGTCAACGGGTGCTGTTGATTCATGAGGGGAAGCTGATGTATGACGGTAGTTTAGATGGACTGCTGGAACGTTTTGCCCCGTACCGGGAAGTCCATATAGAGTTAGCCCAACCTCTACCGATAGAAAAACTTATGACCTATGGTGATGTGCAACTCTTAGAAGGGCGAGCAGTGCGTTTTATGGTGTCCAGAGAAGCGCTCACCCGCACTGTTTCTCAGATTTTGGCGGATTTGGAGGTAATTGATTTAACAGTTACCGAACCGCCCGTGGAAGAAGTGATTGGACGAGTTTTTCAGGCAGGTGTCGTGTAG
- a CDS encoding serine/threonine-protein kinase → MSLCVNPVCPKPNHPNNHQNRFCQSCGSHLELLRRYRVKCLLNDKTGFSKVYEAYEQDTPKILKILKEDVSYNANAVELFQQEVTVLGHLKHPGIPKEDSYFQYQTRNGLVLHCIAMEKIEGYNLEQWLQQSYPISQEQAIAWLKQLLEILDLVHAKQYLHRDIKPFNIMIRSPLGKGWGDLVLIDFGTATEIGRTNPDKLSNGDGMTALMSSGYSAPEQMNGQAVPQSDFFALGRTFVFLLTGHHPLDMYDVQHNLLHWQNHANHISPLLLNLIDWLTAPDIKKRPANTQQILQRLEEIETQLTETTPKNINLVEDCNVEQLLPPITQTSLTPHKQPEEVPLLAFFAILLVILGLLSIVALATRTSKFTGMQNYEQSPEKKGKIDYFPYQEGRDSQGKVAEFNIAVLSLEYKWLLGSNFQIKYNDEIISLDLLKLNLEQQGIQKIMEAPSEIISVGTVSCKANIAVQERMALERSKQIQFLVKNLFINTPSVKGYRILNLGQFQRSDCQGNQDLTKYQRSIIIIGVKNKSVGLILDEALRDRLQKKPFADFKLEDYSLGSVEKFKTIPSNL, encoded by the coding sequence ATGAGTCTTTGTGTCAATCCCGTTTGCCCTAAACCAAATCACCCGAATAATCATCAAAACCGCTTTTGTCAAAGTTGTGGTTCCCATCTGGAATTGCTAAGACGTTATCGGGTGAAATGCCTGTTGAACGACAAAACAGGGTTTAGTAAAGTTTATGAGGCATACGAACAAGATACCCCTAAAATCCTTAAGATACTTAAAGAAGATGTATCATACAATGCCAACGCAGTAGAACTATTTCAGCAAGAAGTAACTGTACTGGGACACCTCAAGCATCCCGGCATTCCCAAGGAGGATAGTTACTTCCAGTATCAAACCCGAAATGGTTTGGTATTGCATTGCATTGCAATGGAAAAAATCGAAGGCTACAACTTAGAACAGTGGCTACAGCAGAGTTACCCTATTTCACAGGAACAAGCTATAGCCTGGTTAAAACAATTGCTAGAAATTTTGGATTTAGTACATGCTAAACAGTACCTGCATCGAGATATTAAGCCATTTAATATCATGATTCGCTCTCCCCTTGGGAAGGGTTGGGGGGATTTGGTACTGATTGATTTTGGCACCGCCACTGAAATTGGCAGAACCAACCCAGACAAACTCAGTAATGGCGACGGGATGACAGCACTGATGTCATCTGGCTACAGCGCCCCAGAACAAATGAATGGTCAAGCAGTACCGCAATCAGATTTCTTTGCCTTGGGACGCACCTTTGTATTTTTGCTGACGGGACACCATCCCTTAGATATGTATGATGTCCAGCACAATTTATTGCACTGGCAAAATCATGCCAACCATATCTCACCTTTACTATTGAATTTAATTGATTGGCTAACAGCACCGGATATAAAAAAGCGTCCTGCCAACACTCAACAAATTTTACAGCGCCTAGAAGAAATTGAAACCCAACTAACAGAAACTACTCCTAAAAACATTAATTTAGTAGAGGATTGTAACGTCGAGCAATTGCTACCACCAATTACTCAAACTTCATTGACTCCACATAAACAGCCAGAAGAAGTACCACTACTGGCATTTTTTGCAATCCTGTTAGTGATATTAGGATTACTTAGTATAGTGGCTTTAGCAACACGGACATCAAAATTTACGGGAATGCAAAATTACGAACAATCTCCCGAAAAAAAAGGTAAAATTGATTATTTTCCTTATCAAGAAGGTAGGGATAGTCAGGGAAAGGTAGCCGAATTTAATATAGCTGTTTTATCACTAGAATATAAATGGCTTTTAGGTAGCAATTTTCAAATTAAATATAATGATGAAATTATTAGTTTAGACCTTTTAAAGTTAAACCTAGAACAACAAGGTATACAGAAGATAATGGAAGCTCCCAGTGAGATTATCTCTGTAGGTACAGTTTCTTGTAAGGCTAATATAGCAGTTCAAGAACGTATGGCTTTAGAACGTTCCAAACAAATACAATTTTTAGTGAAAAATTTATTTATTAATACACCAAGCGTCAAAGGTTATCGAATATTAAACTTGGGACAATTTCAACGGAGTGATTGTCAGGGAAATCAGGATTTAACTAAATATCAGAGAAGTATTATAATCATTGGGGTTAAAAACAAATCAGTAGGTTTAATTCTGGATGAGGCATTACGGGATAGGTTACAAAAGAAGCCTTTTGCTGATTTTAAGTTAGAAGATTATTCTTTGGGGTCAGTAGAAAAGTTCAAGACGATACCGAGTAATTTGTAA
- a CDS encoding ABC transporter permease, which yields MKKIIRKALTLLSVYYAYSVEYRAELIFWVLSGSLPIILMGIWIQAAQGGQFGLSPVDFGRYFITVFIIRQLTAVWVIWDFEREVVEGKLSPKLLQPLDPVWHHVAVHISERFTRITFTFLLVALFFILYPQAFWLPSLSRFLLFTLAAVLAFALRFTIQYTFAMFAFWTERASALENFWLLFYLFLSGLIAPLEVFPEPVRKVVMFTPFPYLIDFPASLLVGLPVDIGRGFWSMVGWILVFLGVNRLLWRAGLKQYSGMGA from the coding sequence ATGAAAAAAATTATTAGAAAAGCTCTAACTTTGCTGTCAGTATACTACGCCTATTCGGTTGAGTATCGAGCAGAATTAATCTTTTGGGTTTTGTCTGGTTCTTTGCCGATTATCCTTATGGGTATCTGGATACAGGCGGCACAAGGCGGGCAGTTTGGGCTATCACCTGTGGATTTTGGCCGTTACTTCATCACGGTTTTCATTATTAGGCAACTCACCGCTGTTTGGGTAATTTGGGACTTTGAAAGAGAGGTAGTGGAAGGCAAGCTTTCGCCCAAGTTGCTACAACCGCTCGATCCAGTATGGCATCATGTTGCGGTGCATATTTCTGAAAGATTTACTCGCATAACCTTTACTTTTCTATTAGTGGCATTATTTTTTATTCTTTATCCCCAAGCTTTTTGGTTACCAAGTTTGAGTAGATTTTTGCTGTTTACATTGGCGGCGGTACTAGCTTTTGCTTTGCGGTTTACGATTCAGTACACCTTTGCTATGTTTGCCTTTTGGACAGAACGGGCTAGCGCTTTAGAAAATTTTTGGTTGTTGTTTTATCTATTTTTATCTGGTTTGATAGCACCTTTAGAGGTCTTTCCAGAACCTGTGCGAAAAGTAGTTATGTTTACGCCTTTTCCCTATTTGATTGATTTTCCTGCGAGTCTTTTGGTAGGGCTACCTGTGGATATAGGGCGAGGATTTTGGTCGATGGTGGGTTGGATATTAGTGTTTTTGGGTGTGAATCGCTTGCTGTGGCGTGCGGGTTTGAAGCAGTATTCTGGAATGGGAGCATGA